In a single window of the Pseudomonadota bacterium genome:
- a CDS encoding GNAT family N-acetyltransferase — protein sequence MKYIFLNAFKAFFCLVLIFTAFSAKAMDFPKDGEEFRRTAANSPIFLKFSKSIKVNNYGLSLSREGFNIYLYDEKPERRQCIGYITFTLDESRKVIEFTWVKVNPNAEKMGYATEALRTAMGVLKKRKPEFFPWATHYFLSVGNSVGPAMKRVAEKNGFQVSKRFWHPETMTDYEKLILE from the coding sequence ATGAAATATATTTTTTTAAACGCTTTTAAAGCTTTTTTCTGCCTTGTTTTAATTTTTACCGCTTTTTCAGCTAAAGCGATGGATTTTCCTAAAGACGGAGAAGAGTTTAGGCGAACAGCTGCGAATAGTCCGATATTCTTAAAGTTTTCAAAGAGTATCAAAGTTAACAATTATGGATTAAGCTTGTCAAGAGAAGGGTTTAATATCTATCTTTATGACGAAAAACCTGAAAGGCGTCAATGTATTGGATATATTACATTTACATTAGATGAGAGCCGGAAAGTCATCGAATTTACTTGGGTAAAAGTTAATCCTAATGCTGAAAAAATGGGCTATGCAACTGAAGCTCTTAGAACAGCTATGGGTGTTCTTAAAAAAAGGAAACCAGAATTTTTCCCCTGGGCAACACATTACTTCCTGAGCGTGGGGAACTCTGTGGGACCTGCCATGAAGCGGGTCGCAGAAAAGAACGGGTTTCAGGTTTCAAAACGCTTTTGGCATCCTGAAACAATGACAGATTATGAAAAACTAATTTTAGAGTAA
- a CDS encoding exodeoxyribonuclease VII small subunit — translation MSIDEKNIDALNFEDALAELERVVRSLEEGKSPLEEAIHSYERGILLKKHCEKKLNEATLKVEKILMTPEGTFSIEQKELSEI, via the coding sequence ATGTCTATAGATGAGAAAAATATCGATGCTTTAAATTTTGAAGACGCCCTGGCAGAGCTTGAAAGAGTTGTGCGCTCTCTGGAAGAAGGAAAATCCCCCTTAGAAGAAGCGATCCATTCATATGAACGCGGCATTCTTCTTAAAAAACATTGCGAAAAAAAATTAAATGAAGCAACTTTGAAAGTTGAAAAAATTTTAATGACCCCAGAGGGAACTTTTTCTATTGAGCAAAAAGAACTTTCTGAAATTTAA
- a CDS encoding polyprenyl synthetase family protein, with protein MSLLKEALQHTKECIDKTLSDLLPSQKDLIPPALEAPLIEGMRYSTLEGGKRIRAFLTLESCKLFNIPEEQALQVAAAVELVHAFSLIHDDLPAFDNSDLRRGKPSCHIKFGESTAILVGDALLAYAFEILASAKTHPNGDIRCQLIAELSHAAGYKGICSGEMMDLASENTHIEMETIVRLENLKTGSILSFCARSGAILASASEKDLHKLDAFGHEFGVIYQITDDLLDLEGTAEEVGKCVGGDSMLGKATMLNLLGRDAAIEYAHMLADQAIQYLDNFGEKANLLKELVLFVLKRRS; from the coding sequence ATGTCTCTTCTTAAAGAAGCTCTTCAACACACAAAAGAATGCATTGATAAGACTTTAAGTGATCTTCTCCCCTCACAAAAAGATCTTATCCCACCTGCTCTTGAAGCTCCTTTGATTGAAGGAATGAGATATTCAACACTTGAAGGCGGGAAACGTATCCGTGCATTTTTAACGCTTGAATCTTGTAAACTTTTTAATATTCCAGAAGAACAAGCCCTCCAGGTTGCAGCTGCTGTAGAACTTGTCCATGCTTTTTCCCTTATTCATGATGATCTCCCGGCTTTTGATAATTCAGATCTAAGACGGGGAAAACCCTCTTGTCACATTAAGTTTGGGGAATCCACGGCAATTCTCGTAGGTGACGCTCTTTTAGCTTATGCCTTTGAAATTCTTGCATCTGCTAAAACCCATCCCAATGGAGATATCCGATGTCAGCTTATTGCTGAGCTTTCCCATGCAGCAGGATACAAAGGAATCTGCTCGGGAGAAATGATGGATCTTGCTTCCGAAAACACGCATATTGAAATGGAAACAATTGTGAGGCTTGAAAACCTCAAAACAGGGTCTATTCTTTCTTTTTGTGCGCGTTCAGGCGCTATCCTTGCGAGCGCTTCTGAAAAAGATCTCCATAAACTGGATGCTTTTGGTCATGAATTTGGCGTTATTTACCAAATAACAGATGATCTTTTAGATTTAGAAGGCACGGCTGAAGAAGTTGGAAAATGTGTTGGCGGAGACAGCATGCTTGGAAAAGCAACGATGCTGAATCTTCTTGGAAGGGATGCTGCGATTGAGTATGCGCATATGCTAGCGGATCAAGCAATTCAATATCTTGACAATTTTGGTGAAAAAGCTAACCTCCTAAAAGAACTTGTTCTTTTTGTTTTAAAACGTCGATCTTAA
- a CDS encoding YggT family protein: MDIVLIPLIHLINYGLKLYIWAIIIYTLLNMCISFQIVNPYNPFITQSGQFLSRIIDPFLNKIRQVVPFFGAVDLSPLVLIFIIYLIQGILNQILMRL; encoded by the coding sequence ATGGATATTGTCTTAATTCCTCTTATTCACCTTATAAACTATGGCTTGAAGCTTTATATCTGGGCGATTATTATCTATACACTTTTGAACATGTGTATAAGCTTTCAGATCGTTAACCCTTATAATCCTTTCATTACCCAGAGTGGACAGTTTCTGTCACGCATTATTGATCCTTTCTTAAATAAAATTCGTCAAGTTGTTCCTTTTTTTGGGGCGGTTGACCTTTCTCCTTTAGTTTTAATTTTCATTATTTATCTTATTCAAGGAATCCTAAATCAAATTTTAATGCGTCTTTAA
- a CDS encoding bifunctional 5,10-methylenetetrahydrofolate dehydrogenase/5,10-methenyltetrahydrofolate cyclohydrolase: MTQIFNGKKTALHFLQKLQPHINELSTLYSTNPSLSIIRVGENPSSALYVKNKLKIFKSLGLIAVEHWFDDKISFSDLCSKIQTLNKDSSVHGIIIQLPLPSHLNAQEICNEITPLKDVDGLTLQNQGLLFQNNLSGLFPCTPLGCTFILKALLPNLSGKQTVILGRSLLVGKPLALLLLHENATVTMGHSKSQSLSELIKNSDILISAIGQPAFVKGSWLKKGAVVLDVGITKSRHHEKETFLGDLDFEEARQNASFITPVPGGIGPMTIACLVYNTYKAAKRILTGKPVPYDLSILENDLFFF; this comes from the coding sequence ATGACTCAGATTTTTAATGGAAAAAAAACAGCCCTCCATTTTTTACAAAAACTTCAACCCCATATCAATGAGCTGAGCACACTTTATTCAACAAACCCTTCCTTAAGCATTATTCGGGTCGGAGAAAACCCGTCCAGCGCTCTTTATGTTAAAAACAAGCTTAAAATTTTTAAATCTCTCGGTTTAATTGCTGTAGAACATTGGTTTGATGATAAAATTAGCTTTTCAGATTTATGTTCAAAGATTCAAACTTTAAATAAAGATTCTTCTGTTCATGGCATTATCATTCAACTTCCTCTTCCTTCTCATCTTAATGCTCAAGAGATATGCAATGAAATCACGCCATTAAAAGACGTCGATGGCCTTACGCTTCAAAATCAAGGCCTGCTTTTTCAAAATAATCTCTCAGGTCTCTTTCCATGCACGCCACTTGGATGTACTTTCATTTTAAAAGCTCTTTTACCTAATTTATCAGGGAAACAGACGGTAATTCTTGGAAGGTCTCTTCTCGTTGGGAAACCTTTAGCACTCCTTCTTTTGCATGAAAATGCTACCGTTACAATGGGTCATTCTAAAAGTCAAAGCCTTTCAGAACTTATTAAAAATTCTGATATTTTAATATCTGCAATTGGTCAACCAGCTTTTGTTAAAGGAAGTTGGCTAAAAAAAGGAGCTGTGGTTTTAGACGTGGGCATAACAAAATCAAGGCATCATGAAAAAGAAACATTTTTAGGAGATCTTGACTTTGAGGAAGCTCGTCAGAATGCATCCTTCATAACACCCGTTCCAGGAGGAATTGGTCCCATGACAATCGCATGTCTTGTCTATAATACATATAAAGCGGCGAAAAGAATTTTAACAGGAAAGCCCGTTCCTTATGATTTATCAATTTTAGAAAATGATCTTTTTTTCTTTTAA